One window of the Acidobacteriota bacterium genome contains the following:
- a CDS encoding hydroxylase — MRIHYLEIVTPEVDAVCAAYAAANGLRFGEPDPGLGQARTAVLPGGGLVGVRAPLRESETPVVRPYWLVGDIEAAVAAAAEAGAVIAHPPLAIPGHGTFAIYIQGGVEHGLWQLERRADP; from the coding sequence ATGCGGATCCATTACCTGGAGATCGTGACGCCGGAGGTGGACGCGGTGTGCGCCGCGTATGCGGCGGCGAACGGACTGCGGTTCGGCGAGCCCGACCCCGGGCTCGGCCAGGCGCGGACGGCGGTCCTGCCGGGCGGCGGCTTGGTGGGCGTCCGGGCGCCACTGCGCGAGTCGGAAACGCCGGTGGTGCGGCCCTACTGGCTCGTGGGCGACATCGAGGCGGCGGTCGCCGCCGCGGCGGAGGCCGGCGCCGTCATCGCCCATCCGCCGCTGGCGATCCCGGGCCACGGCACATTCGCCATCTACATCCAGGGCGGCGTGGAACACGGCCTGTGGCAACTGGAGCGCCGCGCCGATCCGTGA
- a CDS encoding S9 family peptidase, translating into MRQILTVCLILAGLLLSATAAPQGAEPSAPPLTIDEVLSPAHRTAFRLPSYYWLPGDGILLFDPAKQDAERVLERYDPATGARTPLLADPAAALKGLNELLTAGGGKPEEKLDAPLELDAAGKRALHLIADDVFLQDLATGAFRRITRTPAAEAEPHFSPDGRWVAFHREHNLYVTRIADGKEYALTRDGRDTLLNGTLSWVYWEEIFGREDLGYWWSPDSTAMVYLKSDESKVPVSYFPDYEPATPAVHRQRYPKAGETNPAVSVWLAEVPGGKVRQIRFADPELEYVVRVHWLPHGRSVAVKTMNRAQNRLKLWLVDRRRATARVILTEESPTVVSVHDDLAFTADGARFVWASERDGRNRLYLYEISGKLVRALTPANLLVRASSGVAWVRGGLCALDEAGGWVYYTATDGAPIAPALYRSPLAGGAAERLTREPGSHRVGFSPSMQYFFDEHSSMSRPPGLTLHRADGEALRVVAAPAADHAAKLGLLYPEYLAIPAEDGFALPAQILKPTALEPGRRYPVILYVYGGPNAPVVGDRWGRDLLMNNLLVQRGYIWLAVDNRSASGLGKALEDTVHHKLMSGGEVADIVAAVRWIKRQPWADPDRVGVWGWSGGGTFTVQLMSQSREFRAGIAVAGVYDFRYYDSVWAEHLLGLPKDNPEGYKAGAPATWAKNLHGRLFLVHGLADDNVHPQNAWRLTDELIAAKIPFDLMVYPRQGHGIRAPASYRHLMVAMLDFWERWLKGENGEPVNSNQ; encoded by the coding sequence GACCCGGCCACCGGCGCGCGCACCCCGCTGCTGGCGGATCCGGCCGCGGCGCTGAAGGGGCTCAACGAGCTGCTGACCGCCGGTGGCGGCAAGCCCGAGGAGAAGCTGGACGCTCCCCTGGAGTTGGATGCCGCCGGTAAGCGGGCCCTGCACCTGATCGCCGACGACGTCTTCCTGCAGGACCTGGCCACCGGCGCCTTCCGGCGGATCACGCGCACGCCCGCCGCAGAGGCCGAGCCGCACTTCTCGCCCGACGGCCGCTGGGTGGCGTTCCACCGGGAGCACAACCTGTACGTCACCCGGATCGCCGACGGCAAGGAGTACGCCCTCACCCGCGACGGCCGCGACACCCTGCTCAACGGCACCCTGTCCTGGGTGTACTGGGAGGAGATCTTCGGCCGGGAGGACCTGGGCTACTGGTGGTCGCCCGACTCCACGGCGATGGTGTACCTCAAGTCGGACGAGTCGAAGGTGCCCGTTTCCTACTTCCCCGACTACGAGCCGGCCACGCCGGCGGTGCACCGCCAGCGCTACCCCAAGGCGGGCGAGACCAATCCGGCGGTGTCAGTCTGGCTCGCTGAGGTGCCCGGCGGCAAGGTCCGGCAGATCCGGTTCGCCGATCCAGAGCTCGAGTACGTCGTGCGGGTGCACTGGCTCCCCCACGGCCGCAGCGTCGCCGTCAAGACCATGAACCGGGCCCAGAACCGCCTGAAGCTCTGGCTGGTGGACCGCCGCCGCGCCACCGCCCGCGTGATCCTCACCGAGGAGAGCCCCACGGTGGTGAGCGTCCACGACGACCTGGCCTTCACCGCCGACGGCGCCCGCTTCGTCTGGGCCTCGGAGCGCGACGGCCGCAACCGGCTGTACCTGTATGAAATCAGCGGGAAACTGGTCCGGGCGCTCACCCCCGCGAACCTGCTGGTGCGCGCCTCCAGCGGCGTGGCCTGGGTGCGGGGGGGCCTGTGCGCCCTGGACGAGGCCGGCGGCTGGGTCTACTACACCGCCACCGACGGCGCGCCCATCGCCCCGGCGCTCTACCGCTCGCCGCTGGCCGGCGGGGCCGCCGAGCGGCTGACCCGGGAGCCGGGCAGCCACCGGGTGGGCTTCAGCCCGTCGATGCAGTATTTCTTCGACGAGCATTCGTCCATGAGCCGGCCGCCGGGGTTGACCCTGCACCGGGCCGACGGCGAGGCGCTGCGCGTCGTGGCGGCGCCGGCCGCGGACCATGCCGCGAAGCTGGGCCTGCTCTATCCCGAATACCTCGCCATCCCGGCCGAGGACGGCTTCGCCCTGCCCGCGCAGATCCTCAAGCCGACGGCGCTGGAGCCGGGCCGCCGCTATCCCGTGATCCTCTACGTCTACGGCGGGCCCAACGCCCCGGTGGTGGGCGACCGCTGGGGCCGCGACCTGCTCATGAACAATCTGCTGGTGCAGCGCGGCTACATCTGGCTGGCCGTGGACAACCGCAGCGCCTCCGGGCTGGGCAAGGCGCTTGAGGACACCGTCCACCACAAGCTCATGAGCGGCGGCGAGGTGGCCGACATCGTGGCCGCCGTGCGCTGGATCAAGCGCCAGCCGTGGGCGGACCCGGACCGCGTGGGCGTGTGGGGCTGGAGCGGCGGCGGCACGTTCACCGTCCAGCTCATGAGCCAGAGCCGGGAGTTCCGCGCCGGCATCGCCGTGGCGGGCGTGTACGATTTCCGCTACTACGACTCCGTTTGGGCGGAGCATCTCCTGGGCCTGCCCAAGGACAATCCCGAGGGCTACAAGGCCGGCGCGCCGGCCACCTGGGCCAAGAACCTGCACGGACGACTCTTCCTCGTCCACGGCCTGGCCGACGACAACGTCCATCCCCAGAACGCCTGGCGGCTGACCGACGAGCTCATCGCGGCGAAGATCCCGTTCGACCTGATGGTCTATCCGCGGCAGGGCCACGGCATCCGCGCCCCGGCCAGCTACCGGCATCTCATGGTGGCGATGCTGGACTTCTGGGAGCGTTGGTTGAAGGGAGAGAACGGTGAACCGGTGAACAGTAATCAGTGA